One Cinclus cinclus chromosome 24, bCinCin1.1, whole genome shotgun sequence genomic window carries:
- the LOC134053244 gene encoding keratin, type I cytoskeletal 15-like has product MSCSIKRTSSTSYRSGGGGGGACGGSSGRSSSVSCRRYASSVIGGGSYGGAACGGYGGGLSMGSLAGGFGGGFAGSYGPGGDLLLSGNEKVTMQNLNDRLATYLDKVRRLEEENAQLEHHIREWYRKQAPSVSKDYSSYYQTIEQLQNQIISATVDNNRMTLDIDNSKMTADDFRMKYENELVIRQTVEADINGLRNILDGLTTTRSSLESELESLKDELIALKRNHEEEMRQLQSQTGGDVSVEVNAAPGEDLTKILNDLRDEYEQIIEKNRREVEQWYEVKIQEVNQQVTSSSQDIQTSSHQLTELRREMQNLEIELQAQLSTKSSLENSLAETESRYSFLLQQIQGQVHSVEEELGSIRCEMESQSQEYKMLLGIKMRLEQEIQQYRALLQEGQQDLVSSQGALQGGGTSSHSYSSSSYCHGQSSDKAGKKYLPKSIQTYGFPILCFIPFPINANLVLWFPHLQLQLGLNHSQSKLLISKWFGSNSRDRLSSFPMLLLTNGYLNSG; this is encoded by the exons atgagctgcagcatcAAGAGAACATCCAGCACCTCGTACAGGAgcggaggaggaggtggaggcgCCTGCGGTGGCAGCAGCGGCCGCAGCTCCTCCGTGTCCTGCCGGCGCTACGCGTCCTCCGTCATCGGCGGGGGCAGCTACGGCGGGGCAGCGTGCGGGGGCTACGGGGGCGGCCTGAGCATGGGCAGCCTTGCCGGGGGCTTTGGCGGGGGCTTTGCGGGGAGCTACGGCCCTGGGGGGGACCTGCTGCTGAGCGGCAATGAGAAGGTCACCATGCAGAACCTCAACGACCGCCTGGCCACTTACCTGGACAAGGTGCGAAGGCTGGAGGAAGAGAACGCTCAGCTCGAGCACCACATCCGCGAGTGGTACAGGAAACAAGCTCCCAGCGTTTCCAAGGACTACAGCTCCTACTACCAGACCATCGAACAACTCCAAAATCAG ATTATTTCTGCCACTGTGGACAACAACAGAATGACTCTGGACATCGATAACAGCAAGATGACTGCTGATGATTTCCGAATGAA GTATGAGAATGAGCTGGTCATCCGTCAGACTGTGGAGGCTGATATCAATGGCCTGAGAAACATCCTGGATGGCCTCACTACCACTCGGTCTTCTCTGGAATCCGAGCTGGAGTCCTTGAAGGATGAGCTGATTGCTCTGAAGAGAAACCATGAGGAG GAAATGAGGCAGCTCCAGTCCCAAACTGGTGGCGATGTGAGTGTGGAGGTCAATGCTGCCCCCGGAGAAGACTTGACAAAGATCCTGAATGACCTGAGAGATGAATATGAGCAGATCATTGAGAAGAACCGCAGGGAGGTGGAGCAGTGGTATGAGGTCAAG ATCCAAGAAGTCAATCAGCAGGTCACTTCCAGCAGCCAGGACATCCAGACAAGCAGCCACCAGCTCACCGAGCTGAGGCGTGAGATGCAGAACCTGGAGATTGaactgcaggcacagctcagcacg AAAAGCTCTCTGGAAAACTCCCTGGCAGAAACCGAGTCTCGCTACAGCTTCCTGCTCCAACAAATCCAGGGACAGGTCCACTCTGTtgaggaggagctgggcagcaTCCGCTGTGAGATGGAGAGTCAGAGCCAGGAGTACAAGATGCTCCTGGGCATCAAGATGCGCCTGGAGCAAGAGATCCAGCAGTAccgggctctgctgcaggaggggcagCAGGATCTTGT ATCAAGCCAAGGGGCTCTCCAAGGAGGAGGAACGTCCTCCCACTCTTACTCTTCTAGTTCCTACTGCCATGGTCAATCTAGTGACAAGGCAGGTAAGAAATATCTTCCAAAGAGCATCCAAACGTATGGCTTTCCCATTTTGTGTTTCATCCCTTTTCCCATTAATGCCAACCTTGTGCTATGGTTTCCACATCTGCAATTGCAGCTGGGATTAAACCATTCACAATCAAAGCTCCTCATTTCAAAGTGGTTTGGCTCCAATTCCAGAGACAGGTTAAGCTCCTTTCCCATGCTTTTGTTAACAAATGGATATTTAAATAGTGGATGA